From Perognathus longimembris pacificus isolate PPM17 chromosome 22, ASM2315922v1, whole genome shotgun sequence, one genomic window encodes:
- the LOC125339969 gene encoding vomeronasal type-2 receptor 116-like — translation MTPLLIVSYISAEQSNTGDAWFIFKNYQFVLSLAFAIEGINKNSHILHNLTLGYHIYDIQFGNWLAFKNSFICLFGKYKSPNYSCMRESKSIAVLTGTSGLTSAQSGTLLGLYRYPQLTFGPFNHVLSDHNKFPALYQMAQKDTSIATAMVSLLLHFNWNWVDLFTLLDENGLWILPVLKKEMAKNRVCIAFEVAIPTRAAPNTLKVMSLYNRINKSSANVLIIYGDNESLLDLMMCIEQLLIKGKVCILNSQWDLTNRKRYFMLGSLHVPLIFSHHHPDVSGFTDFVKAVNPSTYPQDVFLARLWFLSFNCSDSDSDCVTWENCPHDASLDWLPGHIFDMTMSEDSYNIYNAVYAVAQALHEMLLNQTEVQTMGNRKGTVPSPAQLHPFLKNTQFQNPAGDWVILEDKRKLEAEYDIVNIWNFPEGLDLEVNIGKFSPFALHDHQLSLSEDMVEWAIGTTVPVHSVCSESCGPGFRKYPQEGKAACCFDCIPCTENEMNNGTDMEDCVKCPDHQYANTEGNQCLLRAESFLAYGEPLGMALACMALCLSTLTALVLGVFVKHHNTPIVKANNQALSYILLISLIFCFLCSLLFIGRPNTVTCILQQTTFGVAFTVAVSTVLAKTVTVVLAFKVTSPGRRMRWLLVSGAPNFIIPICTLIQVTLCGLWLGTSPPFIDTDTYAEHGHIILLCNKGSLTAFYCVLGYLGSLALASFTVAFLARDLPDTFNEAKFLTFSMLVFCSVWLTFLPVYHSAQGKVMVAVEVFSILASSAGLLGCIFAPKCYIILIRPDRNCLHGFRDKNHRRTNKHC, via the exons gtttatcttcaaaaactaccagtttgttttatccttGGCTTTTGCCATTGAAGGAATCAACAAAAATTCTCATATTTTACACAATTTGACTCTGGGATATCATATCTATGATATTCAATTTGGAAattggctagcatttaaaaattccttcatttgcctctttgggaagtacaagagtccaaactactcTTGTATGAGAGAGAGCAAGTCCATAGCAGTGCTGACAGGAACGtcaggattaacatctgcccAGTCTGGAACATTGCTAGGCCTCTACAGGTACCCACAG cttacctttgggccttttaATCATGTCCTGAGTGACCATAACAAGTTTCCTGCTCTGTATCAGATGGCCCAGAAGGACACATCgatagccactgccatggtctccttactgcttcacttcaactGGAACTGGGTGGATCTGTTTACCTTACTAGatgagaatggtttgtggattcttcctgtaTTGAAAaaagagatggccaagaacagagtttgtatagcctttgaggtAGCGATTCCAACCCGTGCTGCACCAAACACTCTCAAAGTCATGTCCCTTTATAACcggattaataaatcttcagctaatgtcctcatcatatatggtgataatgaatcccTACTAGATTTAATGATGTGCATTGAGCAACTgttaataaaaggtaaagtttgtatcctgaactcacagtgggatttaaccaacaggaagagatatttcatgctaggTTCCTTGcatgtacctctcattttctcacaccatcacccagatgtttctggattcacagattttgtcaaggcagtgaacccttccacatacccacaAGACGTTTTCCTTGCTAGGCTGTGGTTTCTGTCtttcaattgctcagattctgattcTGACTGTGTAacgtgggagaactgtcctcatgatgcctccttggattggttgcctgggcacatttttgacatgactatgtctgaagacagttacaatatatacaatgctgtgtatgctgtggcccaggctctccatgagatgcttctcaatcaaacagaagtacaaacaatgggaaataggaaagggacagtgccttcccctgcacag ctgcacccttttctgaagaatacccaatttcagaatcctgctggagattgGGTAATCTtagaggacaaaagaaaattggaggcagagtatgacattgtgaacatttggaattttccagaaggtcttgatcttGAGGTGAacataggaaagttttctccatttgctctacatgaccatcaactgtctttatctgaagatatggtagagtgggccataggaactacagTG cctgttcattctgtgtgcagtgagagctgtggtcctggattcaggaaataccctcaggagggaaaggctgcctgctgctttgattgcattccttgcacagagaatgagatgaacaatgggacag atatggagGACTGTGTGAAGtgcccagatcaccagtatgccaacacagagggaaaccagtgcctcctaagagctgaaagcttcctggcttatggagagcccttggggatggccttggcctgcatggctctttgcttatctacactcacagcacttgttcttggggtctttgtgaaacatcacaacaccccgattgtcaaggcaaataaccaggctctcagctacatcctgctcatctccctcatcttctgcttcctctgttccttgctctttattggccgtcccaacacagtcacctgcattctacagcaaaccacatttggagttgcattcactgtagctgtttcCACTGTCTTGGCCAAAACGGTAAcagtggttctggccttcaaggtcacttctccagggagaaggatgaggtggctgctggtatcaggggctcctaacttcatcattcccatctgcactctGATTCAGGTGACCCtgtgtggactctggctgggaacctctcctcccttcattgacacagacacatacGCTGAACATGGACACATCAtcctcctgtgtaacaagggctccctcactgccttctactgtgtcttgggatacctgggctccctggccctggccagcttcactgtggctttcctggccagggacctgcctgacaccttcaatgaagccaagttcctgaccttcagcatgctggtgttctgcagtgtatggctcaccttcctgcctgtctaccacagtgcccagggcaaggtcatggtggccgtggaggtcttctccatcttggcttccagtgcagggctcctgggctgcatctttgcccccaagtgctacatcatcttgataaggccAGATAGAAATTGTTTGcatggcttcagggataaaaATCATAGAAGGACAAATAAGCATTGTTAA